In one Siniperca chuatsi isolate FFG_IHB_CAS linkage group LG14, ASM2008510v1, whole genome shotgun sequence genomic region, the following are encoded:
- the gdpd5a gene encoding glycerophosphodiester phosphodiesterase domain-containing protein 5 isoform X2: MVKHQPLQVYEKQVFVSFVTGIYGCRWKRYQRSQDDSSRWECTWFIILCSSFFLLLFWAYFWLVAQNDFNEFNWSVYNRSGEWRDETIPILASTTVGFSYITFLMILALFHISLGQQLNLYWVHKIGVLATLLTTISGIVSVDDIWGDEWDILLVSLQSTAPFLHIGALATVTAISWLVAGYVVRRKRSNFQVMVLVSYIFILLALYLVPLTFNCPCIMDRHGLKPRPDVIGRRGAPMLAPENTMVSFNRALQHGASSLEADVTISVDGVPFLMRDRTVRRTTDVSKVFPARQYDDASFFNWTEIRSLNAGQWFLESDPYWTVETLTARDRSRIGNQTVCSLVEMLRLVARANSSALLNIRKPPPEHPRYRNWFMDTLWAVQKAGISQKRVTWTPDTDRGRVRGLQQTANEKLSVKEMRQRGITSLTLHYSKASHEDIQDYLANNVSVTVYPVNEPWLYSILWCSGVPSVSSDAPQVLRKVPYPIWLMSQNAYDFIWITSDLVSLAVVIGIFCFQNYHMIRWKMSGMQNYNPEQIMLSAVARRSSRDVNIMKEKLIFSELNNGLSSTEELSLYPENGYARYSHGGLSR, from the exons TGGGAGTGTACATGGTTCATCATCTTGTGCagctctttctttctgcttctcttttgGGCATACTTCTGGTTGGTAGCTCAAAATGATTTCAACGAGTTCAACTG GTCAGTATACAACCGCTCTGGAGAATGGAGGGATGAGACGATCCCCATCCTCGCATCCACCACCGTGGGATTCAGCTACATCACATTCTTAATG ATTTTAGCACTTTTCCATATATCCTTGGGCCAGCAGCTGAACCTCTACTGGGTTCACAAG ATTGGAGTGTTGGCTACGCTGCTTACCACTATCTCTGGTATCGTCTCTGTTGATGACATATGGGGAGATGAGTGGGACATCCTGCTCGTATCACTGCAG TCTACAGCACCTTTCCTGCACATTGGTGCTCTGGCAACAGTCACAGCTATCAGCTGGTTGGTAGCTGGATATGTGGTCCGCAGAAAGAGATCCA ATTTCCAGGTGATGGTGTTGGTGAGCTACATCTTCATCCTCCTGGCTCTCTATTTGGTTCCGCTCACATTCAACTGCCCCTGCATCATGGACCGCCACGGCCTCAAACCACGACCAGACGTCATTGGCCGACGGGGAGCTCCTATG CTGGCTCCAGAAAACACCATGGTGTCCTTCAACAGAGCCCTGCAGCATGGAGCCAGCTCCCTGGAGGCAGACGTCACTATCAG TGTGGACGGGGTTCCCTTCCTTATGCGAGACCGCACTGTGAGACGAACAACAGATGTTAGTAAGGTCTTCCCAGCCAGACAGTATGATGATGCCTCTTTCTTCAACTGGACAGAGATTCGCTCTCTGAATGCAGGCCAGTGGTTTTTAGAG AGTGACCCCTACTGGACAGTGGAGACTCTGACAGCGAGGGACCGGAGCAGAATAGGCAACCAGACGGTTTGCAGTCTGGTGGAAATGCTGCGCCTGGTGGCCAGGGCCAACAGCTCTGCGCTGCTCAACATCCGCAAGCCTCCACCAGAGCACCCGCGCTACCGGAACTGGTTCATGGACACGCTGTGGGCTGTGCAGAAAGCAGGGATTTCCCAGAAGAGG GTGACGTGGACCCCCGACACGGACAGGGGGAGGGTGCGAGGGCTTCAGCAGACCGCGAATGAGAAGCTGTCAGTGAAAGAGATGAGGCAGAGGGGAATAACGAGCCTGACCCTCCACTACAGCAAGGCCAGCCACGAAGACATACA GGATTATCTGGCCAATAATGTGAGTGTGACTGTCTACCCAGTGAATGAGCCCTGGCTCTACTCCATTCTGTGGTGTAGCGGGGTGCCTTCTGTGTCCTCTGATGCCCCCCAAGTCCTCCGAAAGGTGCCTTACCCCATCTGGCTCATG AGCCAGAATGCTTACGACTTCATCTGGATCACTTCAGATCTGGTCTCCCTCGCCGTAGTCATAgggattttctgttttcagaa CTATCATATGATCAG GTGGAAGATGAGCGGGATGCAGAACTATAACCCAGAACAGATCATGCTGAGCGCTGTGGCGCGTCGGTCCAGTCGGGACGTCAACATCATGAAGGAGAAGCTCATATTCTCAG AACTTAACAATGGGCTCAGCAGTACAGAGGAGCTTTCTCTGTATCCTGAGAACGGTTACGCGAGATACTCTCATGGAGGCCTCAGTCGCTGA
- the gdpd5a gene encoding glycerophosphodiester phosphodiesterase domain-containing protein 5 isoform X1, which yields MVKHQPLQVYEKQVFVSFVTGIYGCRWKRYQRSQDDSSRWECTWFIILCSSFFLLLFWAYFWLVAQNDFNEFNWSVYNRSGEWRDETIPILASTTVGFSYITFLMILALFHISLGQQLNLYWVHKIGVLATLLTTISGIVSVDDIWGDEWDILLVSLQSTAPFLHIGALATVTAISWLVAGYVVRRKRSNFQVMVLVSYIFILLALYLVPLTFNCPCIMDRHGLKPRPDVIGRRGAPMLAPENTMVSFNRALQHGASSLEADVTISVDGVPFLMRDRTVRRTTDVSKVFPARQYDDASFFNWTEIRSLNAGQWFLESDPYWTVETLTARDRSRIGNQTVCSLVEMLRLVARANSSALLNIRKPPPEHPRYRNWFMDTLWAVQKAGISQKRVRTVTWTPDTDRGRVRGLQQTANEKLSVKEMRQRGITSLTLHYSKASHEDIQDYLANNVSVTVYPVNEPWLYSILWCSGVPSVSSDAPQVLRKVPYPIWLMSQNAYDFIWITSDLVSLAVVIGIFCFQNYHMIRWKMSGMQNYNPEQIMLSAVARRSSRDVNIMKEKLIFSELNNGLSSTEELSLYPENGYARYSHGGLSR from the exons TGGGAGTGTACATGGTTCATCATCTTGTGCagctctttctttctgcttctcttttgGGCATACTTCTGGTTGGTAGCTCAAAATGATTTCAACGAGTTCAACTG GTCAGTATACAACCGCTCTGGAGAATGGAGGGATGAGACGATCCCCATCCTCGCATCCACCACCGTGGGATTCAGCTACATCACATTCTTAATG ATTTTAGCACTTTTCCATATATCCTTGGGCCAGCAGCTGAACCTCTACTGGGTTCACAAG ATTGGAGTGTTGGCTACGCTGCTTACCACTATCTCTGGTATCGTCTCTGTTGATGACATATGGGGAGATGAGTGGGACATCCTGCTCGTATCACTGCAG TCTACAGCACCTTTCCTGCACATTGGTGCTCTGGCAACAGTCACAGCTATCAGCTGGTTGGTAGCTGGATATGTGGTCCGCAGAAAGAGATCCA ATTTCCAGGTGATGGTGTTGGTGAGCTACATCTTCATCCTCCTGGCTCTCTATTTGGTTCCGCTCACATTCAACTGCCCCTGCATCATGGACCGCCACGGCCTCAAACCACGACCAGACGTCATTGGCCGACGGGGAGCTCCTATG CTGGCTCCAGAAAACACCATGGTGTCCTTCAACAGAGCCCTGCAGCATGGAGCCAGCTCCCTGGAGGCAGACGTCACTATCAG TGTGGACGGGGTTCCCTTCCTTATGCGAGACCGCACTGTGAGACGAACAACAGATGTTAGTAAGGTCTTCCCAGCCAGACAGTATGATGATGCCTCTTTCTTCAACTGGACAGAGATTCGCTCTCTGAATGCAGGCCAGTGGTTTTTAGAG AGTGACCCCTACTGGACAGTGGAGACTCTGACAGCGAGGGACCGGAGCAGAATAGGCAACCAGACGGTTTGCAGTCTGGTGGAAATGCTGCGCCTGGTGGCCAGGGCCAACAGCTCTGCGCTGCTCAACATCCGCAAGCCTCCACCAGAGCACCCGCGCTACCGGAACTGGTTCATGGACACGCTGTGGGCTGTGCAGAAAGCAGGGATTTCCCAGAAGAGGGTGAGGACT GTGACGTGGACCCCCGACACGGACAGGGGGAGGGTGCGAGGGCTTCAGCAGACCGCGAATGAGAAGCTGTCAGTGAAAGAGATGAGGCAGAGGGGAATAACGAGCCTGACCCTCCACTACAGCAAGGCCAGCCACGAAGACATACA GGATTATCTGGCCAATAATGTGAGTGTGACTGTCTACCCAGTGAATGAGCCCTGGCTCTACTCCATTCTGTGGTGTAGCGGGGTGCCTTCTGTGTCCTCTGATGCCCCCCAAGTCCTCCGAAAGGTGCCTTACCCCATCTGGCTCATG AGCCAGAATGCTTACGACTTCATCTGGATCACTTCAGATCTGGTCTCCCTCGCCGTAGTCATAgggattttctgttttcagaa CTATCATATGATCAG GTGGAAGATGAGCGGGATGCAGAACTATAACCCAGAACAGATCATGCTGAGCGCTGTGGCGCGTCGGTCCAGTCGGGACGTCAACATCATGAAGGAGAAGCTCATATTCTCAG AACTTAACAATGGGCTCAGCAGTACAGAGGAGCTTTCTCTGTATCCTGAGAACGGTTACGCGAGATACTCTCATGGAGGCCTCAGTCGCTGA
- the gdpd5a gene encoding glycerophosphodiester phosphodiesterase domain-containing protein 5 isoform X4 encodes MVKHQPLQVYEKQVFVSFVTGIYGCRWKRYQRSQDDSSRWECTWFIILCSSFFLLLFWAYFWLVAQNDFNEFNWSVYNRSGEWRDETIPILASTTVGFSYITFLMILALFHISLGQQLNLYWVHKIGVLATLLTTISGIVSVDDIWGDEWDILLVSLQSTAPFLHIGALATVTAISWLVAGYVVRRKRSNFQVMVLVSYIFILLALYLVPLTFNCPCIMDRHGLKPRPDVIGRRGAPMLAPENTMVSFNRALQHGASSLEADVTISVDGVPFLMRDRTVRRTTDVSKVFPARQYDDASFFNWTEIRSLNAGQWFLESDPYWTVETLTARDRSRIGNQTVCSLVEMLRLVARANSSALLNIRKPPPEHPRYRNWFMDTLWAVQKAGISQKRVTWTPDTDRGRVRGLQQTANEKLSVKEMRQRGITSLTLHYSKASHEDIQDYLANNVSVTVYPVNEPWLYSILWCSGVPSVSSDAPQVLRKVPYPIWLMSQNAYDFIWITSDLVSLAVVIGIFCFQKWKMSGMQNYNPEQIMLSAVARRSSRDVNIMKEKLIFSELNNGLSSTEELSLYPENGYARYSHGGLSR; translated from the exons TGGGAGTGTACATGGTTCATCATCTTGTGCagctctttctttctgcttctcttttgGGCATACTTCTGGTTGGTAGCTCAAAATGATTTCAACGAGTTCAACTG GTCAGTATACAACCGCTCTGGAGAATGGAGGGATGAGACGATCCCCATCCTCGCATCCACCACCGTGGGATTCAGCTACATCACATTCTTAATG ATTTTAGCACTTTTCCATATATCCTTGGGCCAGCAGCTGAACCTCTACTGGGTTCACAAG ATTGGAGTGTTGGCTACGCTGCTTACCACTATCTCTGGTATCGTCTCTGTTGATGACATATGGGGAGATGAGTGGGACATCCTGCTCGTATCACTGCAG TCTACAGCACCTTTCCTGCACATTGGTGCTCTGGCAACAGTCACAGCTATCAGCTGGTTGGTAGCTGGATATGTGGTCCGCAGAAAGAGATCCA ATTTCCAGGTGATGGTGTTGGTGAGCTACATCTTCATCCTCCTGGCTCTCTATTTGGTTCCGCTCACATTCAACTGCCCCTGCATCATGGACCGCCACGGCCTCAAACCACGACCAGACGTCATTGGCCGACGGGGAGCTCCTATG CTGGCTCCAGAAAACACCATGGTGTCCTTCAACAGAGCCCTGCAGCATGGAGCCAGCTCCCTGGAGGCAGACGTCACTATCAG TGTGGACGGGGTTCCCTTCCTTATGCGAGACCGCACTGTGAGACGAACAACAGATGTTAGTAAGGTCTTCCCAGCCAGACAGTATGATGATGCCTCTTTCTTCAACTGGACAGAGATTCGCTCTCTGAATGCAGGCCAGTGGTTTTTAGAG AGTGACCCCTACTGGACAGTGGAGACTCTGACAGCGAGGGACCGGAGCAGAATAGGCAACCAGACGGTTTGCAGTCTGGTGGAAATGCTGCGCCTGGTGGCCAGGGCCAACAGCTCTGCGCTGCTCAACATCCGCAAGCCTCCACCAGAGCACCCGCGCTACCGGAACTGGTTCATGGACACGCTGTGGGCTGTGCAGAAAGCAGGGATTTCCCAGAAGAGG GTGACGTGGACCCCCGACACGGACAGGGGGAGGGTGCGAGGGCTTCAGCAGACCGCGAATGAGAAGCTGTCAGTGAAAGAGATGAGGCAGAGGGGAATAACGAGCCTGACCCTCCACTACAGCAAGGCCAGCCACGAAGACATACA GGATTATCTGGCCAATAATGTGAGTGTGACTGTCTACCCAGTGAATGAGCCCTGGCTCTACTCCATTCTGTGGTGTAGCGGGGTGCCTTCTGTGTCCTCTGATGCCCCCCAAGTCCTCCGAAAGGTGCCTTACCCCATCTGGCTCATG AGCCAGAATGCTTACGACTTCATCTGGATCACTTCAGATCTGGTCTCCCTCGCCGTAGTCATAgggattttctgttttcagaa GTGGAAGATGAGCGGGATGCAGAACTATAACCCAGAACAGATCATGCTGAGCGCTGTGGCGCGTCGGTCCAGTCGGGACGTCAACATCATGAAGGAGAAGCTCATATTCTCAG AACTTAACAATGGGCTCAGCAGTACAGAGGAGCTTTCTCTGTATCCTGAGAACGGTTACGCGAGATACTCTCATGGAGGCCTCAGTCGCTGA
- the gdpd5a gene encoding glycerophosphodiester phosphodiesterase domain-containing protein 5 isoform X3 codes for MVKHQPLQVYEKQVFVSFVTGIYGCRWKRYQRSQDDSSRWECTWFIILCSSFFLLLFWAYFWLVAQNDFNEFNWSVYNRSGEWRDETIPILASTTVGFSYITFLMILALFHISLGQQLNLYWVHKIGVLATLLTTISGIVSVDDIWGDEWDILLVSLQSTAPFLHIGALATVTAISWLVAGYVVRRKRSNFQVMVLVSYIFILLALYLVPLTFNCPCIMDRHGLKPRPDVIGRRGAPMLAPENTMVSFNRALQHGASSLEADVTISVDGVPFLMRDRTVRRTTDVSKVFPARQYDDASFFNWTEIRSLNAGQWFLESDPYWTVETLTARDRSRIGNQTVCSLVEMLRLVARANSSALLNIRKPPPEHPRYRNWFMDTLWAVQKAGISQKRVRTVTWTPDTDRGRVRGLQQTANEKLSVKEMRQRGITSLTLHYSKASHEDIQDYLANNVSVTVYPVNEPWLYSILWCSGVPSVSSDAPQVLRKVPYPIWLMSQNAYDFIWITSDLVSLAVVIGIFCFQKWKMSGMQNYNPEQIMLSAVARRSSRDVNIMKEKLIFSELNNGLSSTEELSLYPENGYARYSHGGLSR; via the exons TGGGAGTGTACATGGTTCATCATCTTGTGCagctctttctttctgcttctcttttgGGCATACTTCTGGTTGGTAGCTCAAAATGATTTCAACGAGTTCAACTG GTCAGTATACAACCGCTCTGGAGAATGGAGGGATGAGACGATCCCCATCCTCGCATCCACCACCGTGGGATTCAGCTACATCACATTCTTAATG ATTTTAGCACTTTTCCATATATCCTTGGGCCAGCAGCTGAACCTCTACTGGGTTCACAAG ATTGGAGTGTTGGCTACGCTGCTTACCACTATCTCTGGTATCGTCTCTGTTGATGACATATGGGGAGATGAGTGGGACATCCTGCTCGTATCACTGCAG TCTACAGCACCTTTCCTGCACATTGGTGCTCTGGCAACAGTCACAGCTATCAGCTGGTTGGTAGCTGGATATGTGGTCCGCAGAAAGAGATCCA ATTTCCAGGTGATGGTGTTGGTGAGCTACATCTTCATCCTCCTGGCTCTCTATTTGGTTCCGCTCACATTCAACTGCCCCTGCATCATGGACCGCCACGGCCTCAAACCACGACCAGACGTCATTGGCCGACGGGGAGCTCCTATG CTGGCTCCAGAAAACACCATGGTGTCCTTCAACAGAGCCCTGCAGCATGGAGCCAGCTCCCTGGAGGCAGACGTCACTATCAG TGTGGACGGGGTTCCCTTCCTTATGCGAGACCGCACTGTGAGACGAACAACAGATGTTAGTAAGGTCTTCCCAGCCAGACAGTATGATGATGCCTCTTTCTTCAACTGGACAGAGATTCGCTCTCTGAATGCAGGCCAGTGGTTTTTAGAG AGTGACCCCTACTGGACAGTGGAGACTCTGACAGCGAGGGACCGGAGCAGAATAGGCAACCAGACGGTTTGCAGTCTGGTGGAAATGCTGCGCCTGGTGGCCAGGGCCAACAGCTCTGCGCTGCTCAACATCCGCAAGCCTCCACCAGAGCACCCGCGCTACCGGAACTGGTTCATGGACACGCTGTGGGCTGTGCAGAAAGCAGGGATTTCCCAGAAGAGGGTGAGGACT GTGACGTGGACCCCCGACACGGACAGGGGGAGGGTGCGAGGGCTTCAGCAGACCGCGAATGAGAAGCTGTCAGTGAAAGAGATGAGGCAGAGGGGAATAACGAGCCTGACCCTCCACTACAGCAAGGCCAGCCACGAAGACATACA GGATTATCTGGCCAATAATGTGAGTGTGACTGTCTACCCAGTGAATGAGCCCTGGCTCTACTCCATTCTGTGGTGTAGCGGGGTGCCTTCTGTGTCCTCTGATGCCCCCCAAGTCCTCCGAAAGGTGCCTTACCCCATCTGGCTCATG AGCCAGAATGCTTACGACTTCATCTGGATCACTTCAGATCTGGTCTCCCTCGCCGTAGTCATAgggattttctgttttcagaa GTGGAAGATGAGCGGGATGCAGAACTATAACCCAGAACAGATCATGCTGAGCGCTGTGGCGCGTCGGTCCAGTCGGGACGTCAACATCATGAAGGAGAAGCTCATATTCTCAG AACTTAACAATGGGCTCAGCAGTACAGAGGAGCTTTCTCTGTATCCTGAGAACGGTTACGCGAGATACTCTCATGGAGGCCTCAGTCGCTGA